A window of Quercus robur chromosome 12, dhQueRobu3.1, whole genome shotgun sequence genomic DNA:
aatctttaaaattaattttataatccaTTATCAATTATGGttggcactctatttcaatttgagaatatacattaaagtttgattgtttacttatttatacatgatctcttttatgaatatcatatcattattAAGCAACATACGCtttaggaaatatcataatttattttaaaaagccgtttattttggacataaattgttaaaaaacaGGTCAAAGCATGcataatttatgttaatttgatactttggcttcactATTTCCACACTTATGAATGTTTCTCACACATGGTACAATTTTAAAACTATGTTTTTTACTCTATTGTAAtcagattatcttggcatgtactttactatttgatatctaaaaatatttacttattataGAATATTCAACAATTCATCTTTCAATtcatttgcatgcagttatatAAATGTCCcaattgttttcttaaaactcataataaacaattaaaccaatattgtcttaattttaatactcttttttttttaccaaaaaaaagttttaaaaaatagtttgggTCACAAGTTAGGTCGGGTTGACCTGCAAAAAATGGATCAGATCACGGATCAACCCATTTTTATTTCAGGCAAAAAATTCaagttcaagtcaagtattttTCAGACCGAGTTTTACCATATCTACTAATATTGTAACTATTGTTTGCTCTTGTCCATGAGAAGAACCAAATGGAATGTGTAATAATTtatagaaaacaaacaaacaaaatccaaGCCGTATGATTCTCCAGAAAAATAGTGGGGCCGACCATGATTTCATACGTAAACGGGCCTTGTCGCCGGCCTGAATGGCTAAACGAGCTTGTTGGGAGTTGTGGGACCCATTGATAGATCAGAAAATCAAGCGGTGGATCAATGTGGATAATGCGGACGCGTCGCAGGGAATCAAAAGAAGTACGTGGACCCGGTCAAAGCGAGGCCTTAGTTTTTCTTTAGCTCTGACGATGGTCCCTACCAGTGGGAGAGTGGCGACTCTCTCCAGAGGAAAAGAGAACAGAACCATACAACAACGCCGCGTGCAAAACCGCGATGACTTTCGTGTCTAGAGCTGACTCGGCAACACGCCATTTTGCTTTTACCAGCTCTACCCTTGTTCTTCTTTTAAACCACCTAAttgccattctttttttttttttcttttttctttttatcccaATGTATCATTTCTTTTTGTATTCACTAGTCAGAAAATAGAATTTATTGCTCtatattttcacataaatttgcTGTCACATGattattcttaatttattttagcattttttattcaGGGCttgttcataaataaatttgacagGCTGTTGAATCGAGACGACTGAGAGAGAAGGCTTTGCATAAAGTTTTAAGTTGGTTAATTAGgtaatatgataaaaaaaaaaaaaaaaaaaaaaaaaaactctaagctattttatgtaatttattcattttagtaCAAATTACATGAAAGGTTCAAGTTTATCTTTGCTATTACATAGAAAAAAAACTCCTTTGTATTTGGAtgagtttattttgttttaaaaaataagcagGGTATAAATAagatgtattaaaaaaatgtgagttttaaaattttttacataagTTATATAAGTTAGTTCAAACATTAATGTAGTAGAACAAAATAAGTTTAGTTACATAACTTATTTCACAATCTGCTGAATTGGTTAGTTGAAAGTGGTAGATAATAAAAGTAGTGTTAGTAATTGATTTATGTAGAAATGATTGTATACCACTGACAACTTACCAATTTaacaagttaatttttttttttttaaagctataAAATAAGTTTTGTTCTTAACAAAATTGAGGGGAACaatattgtgtgtgtgtatttttttttttttttttggatattgtATTTATTCCTAAAAAACCTAATTTGTTTAATTCATGTAAAGCTGAGGTTTTATCTCCAATTTACCTCTCTTCTTCCCCTCGGGAGGAAAGATGGCCTTATTTcagttgtttgtttttatttttccaacatTTTGCGAATAAATTCCAGCTtaccaaaaaaacataaaaagggAACTAGGAATTAAGAAttccaaatataaatttgtaagTTTCTTTTACAAGGATTAAACATTAgtatccttccttaaaaaaaaaaagtatctgtGGGGGGAAAAGACTAATAGGCCTGTTTGAATATTTATACTGGGCCAGGGGCCCAGTCCATGGAAAAACCCCTCCTTGGCCACGGAAAAATCCTCCTCGGATGGATAAAGCCGAGGGTAAAAGAGGTAACAGACCATTAATGGCAAAACTCCAGACCGTTCCACAGGGCAGGAAAAGTACGAAAGTGGAGAAAGATGACAGACAGAACGAATGCGTACAAGGGAAGGCAACCATTACTATACtcagtgccttgtgcctgacacaactatacttctctgtccttacCACTATTCCCAATAACTGGAGGTAAGAGCGGATtggacaagtacctaccctagggaCCCCAGTCAGGAGGAGAAAAACGACTATAAAAGGGGAGCAAAGAGGAACAGGAGAGAGGGGCCAACAGGGGGGGGAGGCACCAGAAAAGCTCCTCAGATACTGCCGAGGACCAAATCTTCTCTATTAAACTCGGCCCATGAGAGATACTGTGTTGGTCGTTGTTCATACATTCAAACCCAGCTCTTTggctcactctctacaaaattcattgtatcggGCTCCCTGGCTCAAGGATCCATGCATCCTGGACTTGGCCTGAAAAATGTGTCCCTACCGTATCCCTCTTGACTTCTTAAGTTTTTGtgtatattatttggacatggaATAGAGTAATTTAAATGCCGAATGCATATAATAATCAGccatatataaatacaataatGCAAATTATTGTGGCATTAAGAGTAAATGCAATACCATCTaaaaaaaccccccaaaaagaaaaacataaacaGAGAAGAGGACATCCACTCTTTGTGAGATAAAAAAACTAACCAAATTAAACAAATACATGCATTCTTCGTTTTAGTGAGGGATGCAAGCCATTTTTAGAAgtcaaaatttattataacagatcaaaatcactaaaaaaaatagaaaagtaagAAATTTGTTTGTAACAATATTAAGAATATGTAAGGTGTGGAGAGAAGGCAAACCAAAATATGGAAATTTTCTAAGGAAATTatactttaccaccctaaactataccttaaattacactttacactctaaacttttcaaatgcacgttttgcaccataaactattactcttgttacactttgcaccccgaTGTTAAGTTTGCCGTTAACTTGGATGGAAATATAACATTTATGGTGTAAAGTGTAATCAAGAGTATAGTTTAGgatgataaagtgtaatttcttatttgtttttaatggtTTGAGAAGATGAGCAATTGGGTCATTTCACATGATATCATACTTTTCCATCTAAGTTAATGGCAAACTTAACATCAagatgcaaagtgtaacaaaggttatagtttaaggtgcaaaatgtgcatttgaaaatttataatgtAAAGTGTAATCTAAGATATAGTTtggggtggtaaagtgtaattctCCCAAATTTTCAACCATTGATAATTTATTCCATGAAGGATTGTCACTGTAATTactaaatgggttgggttgctTGTCGGTAAGACTCcataaaattaaatcacatcTTTTGTTTGTCTAGCTTTTaccttcttcttaaaaaaaaaaaaaaaaaaaaaaaaaaaaaaaaaaaacttcttttcaaagttccaaaaaagaaaaaaccgaTTCAAACAAAAGGATTATGTTTTACAATTTTGGGGAGCAATGTAGACAACTTTCAAATGTGAAAATCTACTAGTAATTTAgaacaaaaacattttttttaaacataactgTTACATTTGGACACtcgaatttgaattttaaatcaaTGAATTTGAAATGTCTTGATTCCAAatctataaattttaaaatttcttatttggaCATATATTATACCTTGAAGGAGTTGaaactacaaaatttaaaatctattactataaaaatattaattaacgTGCACATTTTcgagcaaaaaaagaaaatcaaaatcaaaatatactGAATATGAATAAAAATGGAACATTCCAACAATTTCATTTATGTTCGCGGAATTTGTGCTATAAAATAGGTATTACTTAAtgtcatgtatttttttttttaaatgctatattcacaatattttcaaaataaattttatgtgcCAGATTGTTGTTGCCTTTTATTGgtagacaaaaaagtaatttaagtggTGAGTTTATATTAGAACTGTAACAACTGACCGTTTAGGATTTATTATGACAATGTTGTGAACGTAATACTTCTTATTTTGTTATGGTAGCGAGTAGTATGATACTTTAAGAGAAATGTTTCGTCAACAACATTTTaacaacactttcacaataaaatcataggtggtaagttacgtccacaacattttaacaacacttttacaacaaaatcataagtggtaagttgttattattattatttttttttatcgaagttgttattggttgttattagttttaatttgaacctaccattgaaattttttttccccaccaaTAATAACCCTTAAAGCCCTAAAAACATATCACTTaacatttattgtgaaagtactgtgaaaatattatgaagataataattctcaaaattaaaacataaaacatttgaaaatacATTACATGATTGAGATCGAAAGAATAAGGACTGTCTTatccttccttttctttttcttttttccttttttgttttgtttttggtggtaAGAATGAAGGACTATCTTATTCTAAAAAGCACAAAGAATATAGcagtggggccagagaacttatgaCTCGAGccactttccattaggacccgggcccatgccgaggagagtagttgccgaggacaagtgGTGAAAGACCAAATACCCTAGAGATGCCACcaaggatgaccctgtcctcggcatcccaagacttcaaagggaaaaGCGACATGTcgtcaaaggcagcctccaaagTGCCCCCAAaagaagaggcgagtagaatgaGACTCACATGGGGGTATGGAGTGGGGGTGGTTCAAGGTAAAaacgtcacctccgcattgaatgtgCCCACAAACATCCTAACCATATTAatgggaaaagactcctgaacagtgtggtttcggttattgcaactaacagagaGTGGGGGGAGGCGGCTGATGAGACAGGTACTCGAGTAggtacctgcctgatcaacagatggagggtcaggatcaaccgagaagggctatataatgtgaaggctTATGCGccaaaaagagggggggggggggggggccaaAAGCCAGGGTACCCAAAAAAGGGAGAGGAAgaataagaacatgaaacttcATGGACAAGATCCATGGACAACTTTAGCTCGTCTCTGCGCGTCCACCATGAGTACCATGACGAACTACTGTCTGAtgaccaagacctagcctttcaagcccacgctctacaaattatattgtttgggcccttaacgtgcgaacccaatatcattttggggtcgttacaaattgagtccttacaataacATTTTGGGATAAAGATTcccttcaattttttattatttttaaaatgaagatCCCATTCCATTAATTCTCTCCAATTTAtagcttttttatatataaataccaATTTTTAGCTAGATATAAAACATACGTCATttatgtgaatatttttatgtttattttttttaaatgaatattttaaagattattcaaattttaaataacacgTGTCTTACATcttgattaaaatttaaaaaagggTTAAAATGAAATGGGATccttttactaaaatttttcCTCACTCAATTGCTCACTTTGAATGTTATTTAATAATAACGTTGTATGTTCTCTGGTgcatgaataataaatctcaccaATAATTTGTAAATACTCCACTCATCCTCATTACACTTGTGTGTTTGTAATTTAGATTGTATTTTAGCTTTGCAGTGGAGGGTAATATGGGAAGCAGAAGCCGAGTCAGCGTCCACGAAATGAAACAGAGAAGCGGTCTGGACTCTGAGAAAGCCCTGACCATTTCCCTCGTATATATATAccatataaaatattcattccaAGCCAACCCTTTATCCTAACACTGTTGTCTTctacacctctctctctctgacttgttcttcctcaatctCCGTTTCAGATTTTTTGCCTTCTCTcagttcctcttttttctcttcctctctcacttTTAAGCCAAAGAAAACGATTTTATTATTCCACTCTGTCACTTTCTTcatccaaaatttttattttccatcaGCAATGCCTGCAACAGATAATCAAGGTTCATTTCTGAATCGAATCAGTATCCGTCGAAACCAAGTGGTTTCTATGGATGGGAACCATGAACAAGAGCTGGAGGACCTCGAGCTTTTTCAGAAACATGTGGCGGATAGGTTCGCCGATCTATTGTCTCAATCCGAGGACACTTTAGGCGATGGGCTCCTATCCATCTCGTGGCTACGCAAACTCCTCGACGTGTTTCTGTGCTGCGAGGCTGAGTACAAGGCCATTTTGTTATTGGGTCGGGACCCTTCTCAGATTTCGAAGCCCCCACTTGATAAACTCGTCCCTGAGTTCCACGATCGAGTGGTGAAAGCTCTCGATGTTTGTAATGCTGTGTCTCATGCTGTCGAGACCGTGAGGAATTACCAGAAGCTGGCTGAGATTGCTGTGGCCGCGTTGGAGCAGAGGCCAATTGGAGATGGACAGGTTCGTCGAGCGAAGAAGGCTTTGAATTCTCTGATGATATTGCTCGAAGAAAAAGAGGGCAGCAACCATAAATGGACGGAGCGAGCTTGGTCTTTTGGTCGAAGAAGTACAAACGCGACGACATCGAGTGGCAAAGACCGTGCGACCTCGGCGAGTCAATTCAGGTCCCTGTCGTGGAGCATGTCGAGGGGTTGGTCTGCCGCGAAGCAAATCCAAGCCATGTCGTCCAATCTCGTCGCGCCGCGTGGCGGCGAGTCCTCGAGCCCGGCTCTACCGGTTTACATAATGAGCACCATCACGGTGTTTGTGATGTGGGCTTTGGTGGCAGCGATACCTTGCCAAGAGAGAAACGGTTTGCTCACTCACTTCCCTGTGTCTAAGCAATTGGGTTGGGCCCAATCGATAATTGCGTTGCAAGAGAAGATCGCAGAGGagtggaagaaaaagaaagagaagaatcGATTGGCTGGGCTATTAGAAGAGACACAAAGGATAGAGAGGTTGGGATTGTCTTTGATCGAATTTGCTGATTCGTTTCAGTTTCCTCCAGATGCTGATCGATTGGATGAAGTGGCGGTTCACGTGGCTGAATTGGGCGAGACTTGTAAGAAAATGGAAAAGGGATTGGTGCCTTTGCAGCAACAAATCAGAGAGGTGTTCCATAGGATTGTGAGGAGCAGGACAGAGGTGCTTGATTTACTCGATCAAGGTGGGAAAGTGACTGCATCCACTATGTAAATTCGACACACACTCctaatgtcaaaaaaaaaaaaaaaaaacttttttcttttttgaggtaATTTTGTTGATCCCAGGTTCAATTTGTTCATGGGTGTGTTTTAAATTTATGGTCTTGGCCTGCGAACAGAGAGGAAGATTTGAACCTAATAGTGTGGATCGGTATAGGAGTCCTTTTTCAAGGAGTATATAGCATTATAGTTTCAGCCCAGCTGAGGTTGTGAAGAGGTATTATTATGCATTGC
This region includes:
- the LOC126710202 gene encoding protein ROH1, whose amino-acid sequence is MPATDNQGSFLNRISIRRNQVVSMDGNHEQELEDLELFQKHVADRFADLLSQSEDTLGDGLLSISWLRKLLDVFLCCEAEYKAILLLGRDPSQISKPPLDKLVPEFHDRVVKALDVCNAVSHAVETVRNYQKLAEIAVAALEQRPIGDGQVRRAKKALNSLMILLEEKEGSNHKWTERAWSFGRRSTNATTSSGKDRATSASQFRSLSWSMSRGWSAAKQIQAMSSNLVAPRGGESSSPALPVYIMSTITVFVMWALVAAIPCQERNGLLTHFPVSKQLGWAQSIIALQEKIAEEWKKKKEKNRLAGLLEETQRIERLGLSLIEFADSFQFPPDADRLDEVAVHVAELGETCKKMEKGLVPLQQQIREVFHRIVRSRTEVLDLLDQGGKVTASTM